A genome region from Hevea brasiliensis isolate MT/VB/25A 57/8 chromosome 9, ASM3005281v1, whole genome shotgun sequence includes the following:
- the LOC110661151 gene encoding loganic acid O-methyltransferase, which yields MLNAFISCYVNPLQPPPPPSQVSTRHPLEMASDQTRNSIYSYIHNSFLQKIGVDKAKGIIFETILEKLDIKQIFSSSPTIFRIADLGCAAGPNTFLAVENIVELAKLKCQFHGLDLDSLEFQVFFNDLVFNDFNMLFKNLPSDKEYYASGVPGSFHGRLFPPASLHFAYSSYALANLSKVPDELQDTVSPAWNKGKVYFTNSPKEVAEAYTMQFAKDLESFLKARALELVPGGLMAFLFTSVPPDTKCALTAVLDLLGSTLMDLVNMGKVSEEKVDSFNLPLYFPNPIEFKDLIAKNGSFTIERMHALELPCPEVGEGVMHIRAILEEPIKENFGAQIIESLFNQLQNKIAENSVAFDLSYKRAFVPCAVLKRKMYLEND from the exons ATGCTCAATGCCTTTATAAGTTGTTATGTAAACCCACTACAACCACCACCCCCGCCCTCCCAAGTCTCTACAAGACATCCATTAGAAATGGCTAGTGACCAGACcagaaactccatttatagctataTCCACAATTCTTTCTTGCAG AAAATTGGGGTAGATAAGGCAAAGGGTATCATCTTCGAGACAATTTTGGAGAAACTTGACATCAAACAAATATTTTCATCCTCTCCAACCATATTCAGGATTGCGGACTTGGGTTGTGCTGCTGGGCCTAACACATTTCTTGCAGTTGAAAACATAGTAGAACTTGCAAAGCTCAAATGCCAATTtcatggactcgatctagacagTCTTGAGTTTCAGGTGTTCTTCAATGATCTAGTTTTCAACGATTTCAATATGCTTTTCAAGAACCTTCCCAGTGACAAAGAATACTATGCTTCTGGTGTGCCTGGATCCTTTCATGGTCGCTTGTTTCCTCCGGCTTCTCTCCATTTTGCCTACTCCTCTTATGCACTTGCAAATCTCTCAAAGGTGCCGGATGAGCTCCAGGACACTGTTTCTCCAGCTTGGAACAAAGGGAAAGTTTATTTTACAAACTCTCCAAAGGAAGTTGCTGAGGCTTACACCATGCAGTTTGCCAAGGACCTGGAGTCCTTTCTGAAAGCCAGAGCCCTAGAGCTTGTTCCTGGAGGGCTTATGGCTTTTCTCTTCACAAGTGTTCCTCCAGATACTAAATGTGCTCTCACTGCAGTTCTTGATCTTTTGGGATCTACCCTCATGGATCTAGTCAACATG GGAAAGGTGAGCGAAGAAAAAGTGGATTCCTTCAACTTACCACTGTACTTCCCAAATCCAATAGAATTCAAGGATTTGATTGCGAAAAACGGGAGTTTCACCATCGAAAGAATGCATGCCCTGGAACTTCCCTGTCCTGAAGTTGGAGAAGGTGTTATGCACATAAGAGCAATCTTGGAGGAGCCCATCAAGGAAAATTTTGGAGCCCAGATCATTGAAAGTTTATTCAACCAATTGCAGAACAAAATCGCTGAAAACTCTGTCGCTTTTGACTTAAGCTATAAGCGTGCATTTGTACCATGCGCTGTTCTGAAGCGCAAAATGTATCTGGAAAATGATTAG
- the LOC110661175 gene encoding gamma-interferon-responsive lysosomal thiol protein has product MASGLVLFFFFLSSLLFLFVSSSHFSSSGNNVAMKPAPPFHSQKKAVANPEKVSVSLYYETLCPYCRNFILDPLAKAIKTDLMTILDLQLVPWGNAMILPDSTVSCQHGEDECYLNSIHACVIDIWPDVIMHFNLIQCIEEQSSAMGLGNGAEALYNVCAEQLGFPAKPIKDCHESARGRELLLQYGSRTDSLNPPHRYVPWVVVNGNPLLENYDNFVEYVCKSYRGKSLPTACVSYPTSSVSKERSLHSVCPAGLARPAKHPARVQENMESLA; this is encoded by the exons atgGCTTCCGGTCTAgtacttttcttcttttttctcagTTCTCTTCTCTTCTTGTTTGTCTCTTCttcccatttttcttcttcagGAAACAATGTTGCCATGAAACCAGCTCCTCCTTTTCATTCCCAGAAGAAAGCTGTAGCTAATCCCGAGAAAGTATCTGTGTCTTTGTATTATGAAACCCTATGTCCCTATTGCAGGAATTTCATTTTGGATCCTCTCGCAAAGGCCATCAAGACTGATCTCATGACCATTCTTGATCTGCAGCTGGTCCCCTGGGGCAATGCTATGATTCTACCCGATAGTACTGTCTCATGCCAG CATGGGGAAGATGAATGCTACCTTAATAGCATCCATGCCTGTGTCATCGACATCTGGCCTGATGTG ATTATGCACTTCAACCTGATTCAGTGCATTGAAGAGCAGTCTTCTGCCATGGGTCTTGGAAATGGAGCAGAAGCATTGTATAATGTATGTGCAGAACAATTGGGGTTCCCCGCAAAACCCATTAAGGATTGCCATGAAAGCGCGCGTGGAAGAGAG CTTTTACTGCAATACGGAAGTAGAACTGATAGTCTCAATCCGCCTCACAGATATGTACCATGGGTCGTGGTGAATGGAAATCCTCTCCTTGAG AACTATGATAATTTTGTAGAGTATGTCTGCAAGTCATACAGAGGCAAATCTTTGCCCACAGCATGTGTTTCATATCCCACCAGCTCAGTTTCTAAGGAAAGGTCACTCCACTCAGTTTGCCCTGCAGGTTTAGCAAGGCCAGCGAAGCATCCGGCCAGGGTGCAGGAGAATATGGAGTCTTTGGCATGA